From the genome of Blautia hydrogenotrophica DSM 10507:
CATAGAATTTGATATCGTGGTTCGCGATGAAGGCTTTTACCTGTCCTGGCAGATGCTTCTCCAAGCCTTCCATATCCCATGGACAGTTCAAAAGGAAAGTACCGCCGTCTACCAGTTCCTGAACCATGTTGTATTTGTTCACATAAGAAGGATTGTGACATGCAACAAAGTTCGCTTTGTGAATCAGGTAAGTAGATTTAATCGGTTTCTTTCCGAAACGCAGGTGAGACATCGTCACACCGCCAGATTTCTTAGAGTCATAGTCAAAATATGCCTGCGCATACATGTCTGTATTGTCGCCGATGATCTTGATGGAGTTCTTGTTCGCACCTACAGTACCGTCTGCACCCAGTCCCCAGAACTTACAGTTGATGGTTCCTTCCGGTGTAGTTACCAGAGGCTCGCCCAGTTCCAGTGATAGGTTGGTCACGTCATCCACGATTCCGATAGTGAATTTTGCCTTCTCTGTGTTCTCATATACTGCTACGATCTGAGCAGGAGTCGTATCCTTAGAACCTAAACCATAACGTCCAGAGAAGATCGGAGTTGCATCGAATTTGGTTCCCTTCAGCGCTGCCACAACATCCAGATACAGCGGCTCGCCCAGTGCTCCTGGCTCTTTGGTTCTATCTAATACAGAGATCTGTTTTACGGTCTCAGGAATTGCCGCTACCAGAGCGTCTGCAACAAATGGTCTGTACAGACGTACCTTTACTACGCCGACTTTCTTTCCTGCCGCCATCAGATAATCGATAGTCTCTTCAATCGTATCATTTACGGAGCCCATAGCGATGATGACATGCTCTGCGTCTGCTGCTCCATAATAGTTGAACAATTTATAATCTGTTCCAATCTTTGCGTTTACTTTGTCCATGTACTCCTGTACAATTGCCGGGAGTACATCGTAGTACGGATTACATGCCTCTCTCGCCTGGAAGAAAATATCTGGGTTCTGTGCAGAGCCTCTCTGGCATGGATGATTTGGATTCAAAGCATGGTCGCGGAATGCCTGGATTGCATCCATATCTGCCATATCTTTTAAGTCCTCATAATCCCAAGTCTCAATTTTCTGAAGCTCATGAGAAGTACGGAAACCATCGAAGAAATTAATAAATGGAACTTTACCTTTGATCGCTGCCAAATGTGCCACTGGTGTCAGGTCCATTACCTCCTGTACACTGGACTCACAGAGCATTGCGCATCCCGTCTGGCGACATGCCATAACATCAGAGTGATCTCCGAAGATAGACAGCGCATGACTTGCCAATGCACGAGCAGACACATTAAACACACCTGGGAGCTGCTCCCCGGCAATTTTATATAAGTTTGGAATCATCAAAAGCAGACCCTGAGACGCTGTGTAGGTGGTGGTCAGTGCACCTGCTGCCAAAGAGCCATGTACCGCACCTGCTGCACCTGCCTCAGACTGCATCTCTGTAACCTGTACTTCACGCCCAAAAATGTTCTTTCTACCTTGGGTTGCCCACTCATCTGTAGCCTCTGCCATTACAGATGAAGGGGTAATCGGATAGATCGCTGCTACGTCGGAAAACGCATAAGACGCATGAGCCGCAGCATGATTACCATCCATGGTTTTCATCTTTCTTGCCATAGTTCTTTTCCTCCTTGAAAGATCTTATAATAATAAGTGTCTTCTAAAATTTCAGCCATTATTATAGCATAAAAAAAATTGTCCGTCTATCTACTTTCCCGGGATTTTCTGTATATAATTCTATACAAAGCGAAAGTCTCTCCCGCTTCATTCACACAGCCACTCGCCGCTTCTTTGCTCATAAAAGGATTCCCGGTCTCAGAACAAAATATACCCTGAGCACCGCGAAAGTCCCACCATCCGGATGGTCTGCCGACACATTTTCTTCCATCTATATGCATGACTTTTGCGTACCTGCTCAGGGTATCTTTTTAAATGCTCGCTGTGGTTACTCGCCTTTTTCTTCTCTGATCTTCACCACCAACTGATTGGCAATCAGTTGGTTCCCCTCTTTCACAAAGATCTTATCAATAACTCCACCCACTTTTGCCAGAATATTACTCTCCATCTTCATGGCCTCAATGACTGCCACTGGCTGTCCAGCCGTGACCTCATCTCCTTCGCTCACCAAAAGTTTTGTGATCGTACCTGGAATGTTTGCACCGACCTCTAGATCATTGTCAGGGTCTGCCACCAAAATAGACTCCTTGCTAGCTTTCGTATTCGCAGTCTTGTCCAAAATCGTCACGGAACGAATACTTCCGTTGATCTGGAAGACGACTTCTCTCTCTCCATTTTCGTTGGCAGGCTTCGCCTCCAACATCTTGATGATCATCTCTTTACCCTCTTCAATCTTCACACCACAGGTCTCTTCCAGATTGATTCCGTGGAAGAAGACATCACTGCCCATCCTGCGCAGGCTGCCCTCTTTTTTCAGCTTTGTGCGGTAGTCTTCATAGACTTTCGGATACATACAGTAACTCATAATCTGCTGACCGCTGGCGTCCATATCGAATTTCTCATCCAGATATTTTTTGATCGCCTGGAAGTCTTCGTCAGGCAACAGTTCCCCCGGTCTACAGGTAATCGCTTTTTTGTCTTTCAGAACAATCTTTTGCAGATCTTCTGGGAATCCGCCCTGGGGCTGACCAATCATTCCCTCGAAATAAGAGACAACAGAATCTGGGAAATCCATCGCCTTTCCTTTCTCGCAGACATTCTCCGGTGTCAAATCGTTCTGAACCATAAAGATCGCCAAATCTCCCACGACCTTTGAGGACGGTGTTACTTTTACGATATCTCCCAGCATGAGATTTACCTTCTTGTACATGGACTTCACTTCCTGGAACCGATGTCCCAATCCGAAGCTCTCCACCTGGGATTTGAAATTGGAGTACTGACCACCAGGCATCTCGTAATAGTAAATCTCTGTGGTACCTGTCTTCAAATCCGACTCAAATTGTTTGTAAACTGGCCGTACTGCCTCCCAGTACGCAGAGATCTCATCCAAGCCTTCTAATGGTAGCCCTGTGTCTCTCTCTGAATTCTCCAGCGCAGCCACCAGGGAATTTAAAGAAGGCTGACTGGTCAATCCTGCCATACTGCTGAACGCAGCATCTACCACATCCACACCAGCCATGGCTGCCATCATCAAAGTAGCACCTCCATTGCCGCTGGTGTCGTGGGTGTGCAGGTGTACCGGAATACTCAGCTCGTTTTTCAGCGCTGTAATCAACTTGTGAGCCGCCAGTGGCTTGAGTAGGCTGGACATGTCTTTGATTGCCAGCATATGTGCGCCTCTGCGTTCCAATTCCTTCGCCAATTCCACATAATATTTCAGGTTATATTTTTCTCTGGATTCATCCAGAATATCTCCGGTATAACAGATACAAGCCTCCGCGACTTTCCCCTGTCTGAGAACCTCATCAAGGGCCACTTCCATACCCTGTATCCAGTTCAGGGAGTCAAAGATACGGAACACATCGATGCCGGCCTGTGCAGACTCCTTGATGAATTCGCGGATGACATTATCTGGATAATTCTTATACCCGACAGCATTCGCACCGCGAAACAGCATCTGAAACAGCACATTGGGTATCTTCTCTCTCAAAGTCGCAAGCCGCTCCCAGGGAGACTCACCCAAAAAACGGTAGGCTACATCGAAGGTCGCTCCGCCCCACATTTCCAGGGAAAACAAATCTCTCCCATAATAAGCCATCGCCGGAGCGATTTTCTCCATATCAATGGTACGCATCCTCGTAGCCATCAAAGACTGATGTGCATCCCTCATGGTTGTATCCGTGATCAGCAGTCTCTTCTGCTCCAATACCCATTTGGAAAATTTCTCAGGCCCCATCTTCTGTAAAAGCTGTCTGGTACCACAAAGTTTTTGAATCTCCTCATCTTTAATTCGTGGAAATGCCGGCACGTCAAACTGAGGTTTGTTACCTTTCACCTCGTTGACATACTTATTCCCCAGATATTTTAGAATCCGAAGTTCCTCCGTCTCCCCCTGGTTGATGTGCATCAGCTCTGGATGTTTTCCGATAAAATTCGTGTCGCACTTTCCTTCCACAAAAGTAGGATGATTCAGCACGTTCTGCAAAAAACGAATGTTGGTTTTCACACCTTCCACCACAGTCTCTGAGAGAGCCCGGTAGGCTTTTGTCCTGGCATCCTGGAAGTTTCTTCCCCAAGAAGTAATCTTCACCAACAGACTGTCATAATAGGGGGAAACCACCGCCCCTGTAAAACCGGAATCTCCATCCAGACGAATTCCAAACCCTGACCCGGTCCGGTAGATATCAATTTTCCCAGTGTCCGGTGCAAATCCGTTTACCGGGTCTTCCGTGGTGATTCTGCACTGTATCGCAGCTCCCCTCATGGAAATGTCCTTCTGAGACTGGATACCAATCTCCTGTGAATCCAGCGAATAGCCCTGCGCGATCAGAATCTGAGCCTGAACCAAGTCCACGCCCGTGACCATCTCTGTGACCGTGTGCTCCACCTGAATTCGAGTGTTCATTTCAATAAAATAGTGGTTTCCGTCATTGTCCAACAGAAACTCCACGGTACCCGCACTCTTATAATTTACTTCTCTGGCAATCTTCAGCGCGTCCTCACAGATCGCCTCCCGCTGTGCCTGAGTTAAAATCTGCGATGGAGTAAATTCAATGACTTTTTGGTGCCTTCTCTGAACAGAACAATCCCTCTCATAGAGATGAACTAAATTTCCATACTCATCTCCTAGAACCTGAACTTCAATATGTTTGGGATTTTCTATGTATTTCTCAATGAAAATATCGTCGATGCCGAAAGCTTTGCGCGCTTCGCTCTGGGCATTGTTAAACTCTGCCAAGAGATCTTTTTCTTCCCGCACAATTCTCATACCGCGGCCCCCACCGCCGGCAGACGCCTTCAGCATAACCGGATAACCACAGGATCTGGCGAACGCAATCGCATCTTTCTCGCTCTTAATCGCCTCGTCTACACCGGGAACGGTACCTACACCCGCCTTATGCGCTACTAGCTTAGACTGAATTTTGTCTCCCACCCGGCTCATCATATCCGCTGTGGGGCCGATAAATGTGATTCCTGCTTCCTCACACTGCTTCGCGAAATCGCGATTTTCTGACAAAAAGCCGTAGCCTGGATGAATCGCATCTACACTCTTTGCCTTTGCCAGCTCAATAATCTGAGAGATACCTAAATAAGCCTCCAGCGGAGACTTGCCTTTTCCTATCTGATAAGACTCATCGGCTTTCGTTCGGAACAGAGCATTTTTGTCCTCCTCCGAATAGATGGCCACAGATCGGATGCCAAGCTCTTTGCAGGCCCGAATCACTCTTAGGGCAATTTCCCCCCGGTTTGCCACTAAGATTCTTTTAAATTTTTTCATACCTTCTCCATACACCTCCTAAGTAATTTTAAATACTATAACGAATTTCTTAATAATTGTCAATAAATTTGCGATATTTATTAATTTTTTTAGTAATTATTCATTCCCGTTCCAGTACCGCCAACAGAAAAATGCCAAAGGGTTTCTCAGCATTTCCAAAACCCTCTGGCATTCCCTCTATCTATTCACTTTTTATTCTCCAACTACTTTTTCTTTTTTCTCTGACTCTCCGAGAATCTCTTGAAGAGATCTCTCACTTAACATATCTTGAAGACGTTCCTGAATTCGGAGCAATTCTTGGTGTACCTCACAACCTCCATCTAATTTTTCATCCCGACAACATTTCTTTTTGGGGTTCATGCATTCAATGATATACATTCCTGGGTCAATCGCCAGGTAGACATCTAACAAAGTGATCTCGGAGACGCTTTTCTTCAAAGAATAGCCGCCATGGACACCCCGATACCCCCGGACGATTTTTGCCTTTTGCAGTTTTTTCAAAATCTTATAGGCAAATGGAGCTGTGATCTCTTCCCGCTCACAGATATCATTCACGCTCAACCGTTCTTCGCCCGACAATGCACGGATTACCCTCACCGCATAATCGCACTCTCTTGTAATTAACATATAAGCCTCCTGCCATCGTTATTCTAAATTTAATCAAGGCCCGATCTTACCTCTTTCGTATTGCTACTATCAAAATTATACCAATTTAGAGCAGAATATGCAACCTCAATTTTCTACAAAAAACATACCCAGACCGATGGCAAATATCAAAAGTCCCACCACAACTTTCAACACTTTTCCAACTTTCTGAGAACTTGGACGATTCATCAAATCTTCCACCGCCCCATAGCTGGTGCCCGCCACAACCAGAAGTATGCTATGCCCCAGCGCATACAAAATCATTAAAAATATTCCCCACCATATTCCATGTCCAGACTCCACCACCATAGCCAACAGAGCCAACATCACCGGAGTCGCACAGTGTGAAGCAAAGACACCACCCAAAGCTCCCGTCAAAAAGGCCCCTTTATATCCAGTACCCCGAATCAATTTACGGGGACTATGGCATTCACAGTGGTCATGGTCTTTGCAGTCATCACCATGCTCATGTTCCGGCAACAGATGAATCACACCCCAAATCTGTAAGGCCATCACCACCATCAATACACCCAGCAACACGTGCCACCAGTGCCCCATCCCATGCATCACATGACCAATCGCAGAGGCAACGCTTCCGAACACCGCGAAAGTCACAGCCATCCCCAGCGCCATCGTCAGCGACAGCCGAAGCGCTTTTCTTTTGCTGTCAGACGCTGCCCCTACATAGGCCAAAATCATCGGAACTGCTGACAACGAACAGGGTGTAAAAGATGTCACAACCCCTGCCACCAGACTCAAAACTGGGGCAAACCAAAGATTTTCTCTCATCAGGCCAGTTAATGTCTCTAGCCAGACATTCATGGAATCACTCTCCTTTATTCTAATTCAATTATTCTACTCTATTCAGCAGCCAAACACCGTAAAAAAGAATCTTGCTTGCAGGATTCTTCGCCTGCGTCGGGGGCAAAGCGGCATCTTCCACTCCGCCGCAGCACAATCCACGCGGAACGTTTGCGTAATTGGAAAAAACTTTCACGTATTAGCATGACAAGGTCTTTCCTATTACAGAACAAAGTGAACAAGCCCACTTCGTTAGCCTCAATTCTTTATGTTATATCACGAAAGAAAAAGAATGTCAAAGAAAAGCTTGCAAATTTGGAGAGATACGGTAAAATAAGTACATGTGTGTTGTTTGTACTGCGCACCACAGAAATAATTATATGAAAATGAGGTCAAATTATGATTGCAGCAAATAATGTAACCTTACGAATTGGAAAAAAAGCGTTGTTTGAAGACGTAAATATCAAGTTTACCGAGGGTAATTGTTATGGTCTGATTGGAGCCAACGGCGCCGGTAAATCTACCTTTCTCAAAATCCTGTCCGGACAACTTGAAACCACAAAGGGAGAGATCTCCATCACTCCTGGACAGCGTCTGTCCTTCCTACAGCAGGACCATTTCAAATATGATGACTTTCAGGTTTTAGATACCGTTATCATGGGAAATGCCCGGCTCTATGAAATCATGAAAGAGAAAGAGGCCATCTACGCCAAAGAGGAGTTTACCGATGAGGATGGCATCCGAGCCAGTGAGCTAGAGGGAGAGTTCGCAGAGATGAATGGATGGGAGGCAGAATCAGATGCCGCTACTTTGCTAAATGGCCTCGGTGTGGACACAGATCTGCACTATGCGACCATGCGTGACTTAAACGGCAGCATCAAGGTAAAAGTGCTGTTAGCTCAAGCGCTGTTCGGCAATCCTGACATTCTGTTGTTGGACGAGCCGACAAACCACCTAGACCTACCTGCCATCGAATGGCTGGAAGAATTTTTGATTAATTTTGATAATACCGTGATCGTAGTCTCACACGACCGTTATTTTTTGAATAAAGTATGTACCCATATCGCGGACATCGACTACGGAAAAATCCAACTCTACGCCGGCAACTATGACTTTTGGTTTGAGTCCAGCCAGTTGCTGGTAAAGCAGATGAAAGAGGCTAACAAAAAGAAAGAGGAAAAGATCAAAGAATTACAGGAGTTTATTTCCCGTTTCAGTGCCAATGCGTCTAAGTCCAAGCAGGCAACTTCCAGAAAACGTGCACTGGAAAAAATTCAGTTGGATGAGATGCGTCCGTCCAGCCGAAAATATCCCTACATTGATTTTCGTCCCAACCGTGAAATTGGAAATGAGGTTCTCATGGTGGAAAACCTCTCCAAAACCATCGACGGTGTAAAAGTGATCGACAATGTCACCTTTACTCTAGGACACGACGACAAGGTCGCTTTTGTCGGGACAAATGAATTGGCCATCACCACCTTCTTCCGCATTCTTACCGGTGAATTGGAACCCGACGAAGGAACCTATAAATGGGGAGTTACTACTTCCCAGGCCTATTTTCCTAAAGACAGCACTGCCGAGTTTGACAATGATCTCACAATCGCAGACTGGCTTACTCAGTATTCTGAGATCAAAGATGCCACTTACGTGCGCGGTTTTCTGGGCCGCATGCTCTTCGCAGGTGAGGATGGAGTCAAAAAGGTCCGTGTACTTTCCGGAGGCGAGAAGGTTCGTTGTCTTCTGTCCAAAATGATGATCTCCGGGGCCAATATCCTGCTCTTAGACGAGCCGACCAACCATCTGGATATGGAATCCATCACCGCGCTGAACAACGGCCTGATTAAATTCCCAGGAGTCATCTTGTTTGCCTCCCACGATCATCAGTTTGTTCAGACCACAGCGAACCGTATTATGGAATTCTTACCCAACGGAACTATGGTGGACAAAATCACAACCTACGATGAATATCTGGCCAGTGATGAAATGGCCAAAAAACGCCATGTATATCAGATGAACGAAGAAGACAACTAAACAAGCCATTATAAATAGCCCTCCGGAAGCTTCACACTTCCGGAGGGCTTTCTTTTATACGGACAGCCGATTATTTCGTGCTTCCTTTCGCCAATGAAGAATAAGCGCCAAATACTTTCTCACCGTTTACCGTGCGGTATGCCCGGATTCGGTATTGATAAGTAGTATTTTTCTTCAGGCCTTTCTCTGTATAAGAAGTCGTGCTTCCACTGTTGATCTGTGTCACATAATCCCATTTACCGGTCTTTGCGTCGACACGATAAATACGATAGCCGCTGGCTCCGTTTACTCTTCCCCAGTTGATTTTCAGGCTGGTAGCAGATGCTTTTTTTACAGAATTAATCACAACCTGCTTCGGCACTGCCTTTCCAGTCTTTCCGTCAGAATACGCACCGAACACCTTAGTGCCATTTACATTCTGATAAGCTCTTATGTAATAAGTATACGTCTTTCCAGTCGTCACACCTGTATGAGTATAAGATGTGGTTCCTGCCCCTACCTGTGTCACATATTTCCAGCTGGAATTATCAACTTTATAGTACAGACGGTAGCCATCCGCTCCCTCTACTTCATTCCAGCTCACTTTCAGGTTGCAGTATCCCCAGCTCTGTACCTTCGTGATCTCTACCTTGTCCACACTCAATTTTGCCTTCAGGCCCGCAGACTCATACGGTCCTAACTGTGTCTTTCCACCCAATGTGTAGAGTGCACGCACCGTATAGATATAGGTATCTCCCAGAGTCAGCCCGCTGTCCTTATAGCTGGCGGTATCTGCATCCACATTTGCAATCGCCTTGAAGTAGCCTCCGGCAGTCTTTCGATATACACGGTAGCCCTCTGCACCTTTGACTTTCTCCCAGGTCAGTTCCAGTGCGTCATCGCCTGCTTTTTCTAGGGAGACTAGAGGCGTCTTCTCGTTCATCACATTCTTCAGCTCTTCCAGTCTCTCCTCTGCCTCAAACAGAGTCTCATCGTTGGTTACAAATGCCTTCTGCGTCCTGGTCAGCTTATCATAAGCTTCTCTGACTGCCTGAATAGCCTCCTCTTTATCCAGTGTCACTTCTCCGATCTGATCGATCAGCCCCATAACTTCAATGGCTGCCACTTCATCCTCAGAGAGAGTTACCTCGATCTCACAGGTGGCAATCGCATCTCCTGCGATTCCATAGATGGTCGCAGTTCCTACTCCTACTGCTTTGATGATACCATTTTTCACGGTGAGCACATCTGTATCGCTGGAAGTCCAGCTGAACTTGCTCATATCCGCGTCTTCTGGCTGGAAGTCAATGGTATCCAGCTCAATGCTGCTGCCCTTGAGCATACCCAGTTTCGTCGCGCTGATGATCAAATCCGTCACTGGTTTTGACACGACGATCTTGCAGCTGACTTTCCTATTATTTTTCAGAGTTGCCGTGATGGTCGCGGTTCCATAGTCCACGGCCTTCACGGAACCACTGGAATTCACTGTCGCTACTTCTTCATTGTCCGAAGACCATGTGATGGATTTCGTATCTCCGCCGCTTGGCTGATATTCTATCTCAGAACTCATTCTCAAGCTATCACCTTTTTCCACGTCATAGCTTCCCTGCTCAAATGCAAGCGTTTCGATATAGTTGGCGTTTACGACCACCTCGGTCTCTGCAGTGTAGGTACCGCTTGGAGCTGTCACTGTCGCGGTGATCTTTGCAGTTCCCGCTGCTTTCGCCTCCACACTCACACCAGTTTTGCTGGTACTGGAAACCACAGCGATGCTCTCATCGCTGGAAACCGCTGTAACCTCCAGCGCTTCTGTATAATTGCTCGGTATCACTGCAAGCCCCAGAGACTTCTTAGTACCGATGTTTTTGATCTCTGTGACAGCATCCTTGAACACGACTGCCTCTACCGGATACTCTACCACCGTCACCTTAGCACTGGCCGTCAGCCTCCCGTAAGAAGCCGTAATCGTAACCGTACCTGGCTTGATTCCCTTTACATAACCTGTATTCCCCACAGTGGCAATCGTGCTATCTGAACTACTCCAGCTCACTTTGGAACTGCTGTAATCCGATTTCGACGGGCTGGCCGTCACACCCAAACTCTGGGATTTTCCGACACCAATCTCCATCTCTGGCGTATTCATGGAGATAGACTCCACACTTGGAACTTCTTTTACCACGACTTCACAAGAATCAGAGAATTTTCCCACTTTCGCGGTCAGTGTAACCGTACCTTTTTTCTTTGGCGTAAAGCTTCCATATGAAGAAGTCGATGTCACATTCAGTACAGAAGGATCGCTGCTCTCCCAGGTAACCTTGGTATCGTCCGTGGTATCAGACGGGTTAAAGGATACTCTGACAGAAGTGTACTCTCCCACATAGGCTTCCAGCTTATCTGTTTCCAGAGAAATTCCTTCCAGAGGAATCTCTACGACTTCAATCTCGAAAGATTTGCTGATGTCTCCCAGTTTCGCTGTGATCGTCGCTTTCCCAGGTGCGACACCTTTTAACGTTCCGTAAGAATTCTTGGCTTTGCTAATCGATACCACATTGGTATCGCTGGAGGTCCACTCCACCTCATTCTGATTATCCGGTGTGCTGACCGGTTCAAAATCCAGATATACGGACTTGCTCTTGCCCACATTCAGGCTCTGCGGAATCTCCCGGAACTCAAAATCCGTCACATTGATTTCTTGAACGGTCACGTGATAAGACACACTCTGTGCTCCGATCTTCACGATCACATCTGCCTCTCCATCCGCCACGCCTTTTAGAGTAACTCCACTGGCATTGGCAGTTGCAGTCACCACATTCTTGTTGGTGGATACCACCGTCGGGGTCTTATCTTCTGTCGTGTCGGCAGGAAGCACCTGATAGGACAGTTTCTTGGTTTTCTTCGGCTGCAAAGTAATTTTCGTCTCTCCTGACTCGATGCCTGTGATCGGAATATCTCTCACTGTCACCTGGCAGGATGCCAAAAAGTCTCCCACAGCTGCTGTCACCGTCGTGGTTCCTGGAGCTACGCCCATAATTTCACCGTTTGTCACAACTGCTACACCGGTGTCTTCCACCGTCCAGGTCACGTCCCTTGCATCCGTGGTGTTCTCCGGTGCATACAGAACTTCCAGCTCCTTCGTCTCTGCCCTTGTCAGAGTTACTTCCTCTTCCGCCAGTGAAATTCCAGTCATCGTCACAACAGGCACTGTAATCTCACAGGAGTCGCTCCACTCTCCATGTCTGGCAGTGACCGTGGCCTTTCCTGCGTTCTTGGCAGTTACGGTACCGTCTGCCTCCACTTCCACGATATTCTCATCTGAAGATTCCCACTGTACCTGAATCGGCACCGTGATATCTTCCGGTTCATAGACAACTTCCAGTTTCTTGCTAGTCATATTCTCCAGAGTCAGGTCCTTCTCTTTCAAGGACATGGAAGTTGGCTGTTCTCCTGCCATCGCCTCGTTTAAAGCCTCACATGCCTCATCAACAGTGTCCTGAGATGCCGGCAAATCCAACATCACTTCGTTGGCTTTTTCATATGCTGCCTTAATCTCTTCGTTCGCCAGAAGCATTTCCTTGTTCTGCGCACTATTCACCGTCGCAATCGCAGTTGATAAATCATCCTTCACTGCACGAATCTTGCCAACTCCGTCGTCGCCGCCCATGGCATGGCCGCCTCCGATATCTGCCCCATAGGCCAAAGTGAACTGAACGCGGACAACGTCTCCGTCAGAGAGATAGCTGTCTGCAAAACCTACGTTTGGAAATACGTTGTTCAGGCAGTACATCCAGCCGGAGCCCTGGGCATAGTCGAACTCTCCCAGCTGTCCTTCCGTCCCCTCTCTCCATTCAATGGACAGATCACTGAGGTCTTCATTCATAGACGCATTTTCCAGATTCAGTTCCTTCGTCGCAGAGCCTGGTCTAGACGCATTGGCTCCTACGATCGCAGACAGATAGAAGCCACTCTCCACGGTTCCAGTGTTGGTGTAATCATAGCCGTTCTCCTGAATCAGGCGAACCAGAGCCTCTGCTGCATTCTCACCTTCATAGATCGGCACCTTAATGGGTTCCACAATATAGCCGCAGTTGATGGTGATCGCCTCGATGTCAAAAGTCGCGTAGCCGATCAATTCCCCTTCTTCTGCTTTGGTATAGTAGATTTTATATTCCTGGGTGACTGTCTGTCCGATGGAGTCCGTCACAGAAATTAGAACCGTGTGTTCTCCATTTTTTTTGTCTTTGAAGTTCAGGGTATAACTGGTCTTCGTGTCATCATCCCAGTTATAAGCCACGCTGGACCCATCCAGCTTCACGGAAGATGCCAGTTTATTTCCAGCGGAATCCCTGGCGATAACGTCGAAGGTTTTCCGGCTAGCCCTAAGCTGAATGCCATCCTCTAGAGTCGTCTCGATGGTGGGCGCGCTCCAGACAGACACTTCACAGCTGGCAGAGATTTCACCGACACTCGCCGTGACGGTGGCATCGCCCTTCGCAACTGCAGTGATTGTTCCATCCTCCACTTTTACAATCTGCTCATCGCTGGACTCCCAGGTAATCTGTCTCTCAAAATAAGGATCCTCTGGAACAGTCGCCGCCTCCAGCTCCATTTCTTGACCGATTCCCATGGCTACGGAAGAACGGTTCAGTGTGATCTCACCGAGCGTCGACTCACAAGCCTCCACATCGACTTTGATGATTTCACCTAGATTGCCTGTCAGATCTTCTGCGACCAGATACACGGCGCAGGCCTCCTCTGTCAATCCTTCCAGGGTGACTTCATTTTCATCCACACCTATCGTGAAAGTCTTTGCAGAATCTTTGTCGATCTGCGCGGGCGCTTCCTCATCCACACCCTGTACTACATAATACCCAGTTCCCCCTTCATCGCTGTTAAAGCTTAAGGTCACTGTCTCCATGGCTCTCTCTGTCACTGAGATATCACTCAGAACAGGTGCCGACTCATCGGTCGTCTCTGTCAGAAAAATGATCTCATCGCCATCATAGATTTCATAATTGTTGACATAAATGGAAGTTCCATACTCTCCGGCTGCCACCCCATTTACAATAAAAGTAAAATTCCGGGTGTCGA
Proteins encoded in this window:
- a CDS encoding pyruvate carboxylase; amino-acid sequence: MKKFKRILVANRGEIALRVIRACKELGIRSVAIYSEEDKNALFRTKADESYQIGKGKSPLEAYLGISQIIELAKAKSVDAIHPGYGFLSENRDFAKQCEEAGITFIGPTADMMSRVGDKIQSKLVAHKAGVGTVPGVDEAIKSEKDAIAFARSCGYPVMLKASAGGGGRGMRIVREEKDLLAEFNNAQSEARKAFGIDDIFIEKYIENPKHIEVQVLGDEYGNLVHLYERDCSVQRRHQKVIEFTPSQILTQAQREAICEDALKIAREVNYKSAGTVEFLLDNDGNHYFIEMNTRIQVEHTVTEMVTGVDLVQAQILIAQGYSLDSQEIGIQSQKDISMRGAAIQCRITTEDPVNGFAPDTGKIDIYRTGSGFGIRLDGDSGFTGAVVSPYYDSLLVKITSWGRNFQDARTKAYRALSETVVEGVKTNIRFLQNVLNHPTFVEGKCDTNFIGKHPELMHINQGETEELRILKYLGNKYVNEVKGNKPQFDVPAFPRIKDEEIQKLCGTRQLLQKMGPEKFSKWVLEQKRLLITDTTMRDAHQSLMATRMRTIDMEKIAPAMAYYGRDLFSLEMWGGATFDVAYRFLGESPWERLATLREKIPNVLFQMLFRGANAVGYKNYPDNVIREFIKESAQAGIDVFRIFDSLNWIQGMEVALDEVLRQGKVAEACICYTGDILDESREKYNLKYYVELAKELERRGAHMLAIKDMSSLLKPLAAHKLITALKNELSIPVHLHTHDTSGNGGATLMMAAMAGVDVVDAAFSSMAGLTSQPSLNSLVAALENSERDTGLPLEGLDEISAYWEAVRPVYKQFESDLKTGTTEIYYYEMPGGQYSNFKSQVESFGLGHRFQEVKSMYKKVNLMLGDIVKVTPSSKVVGDLAIFMVQNDLTPENVCEKGKAMDFPDSVVSYFEGMIGQPQGGFPEDLQKIVLKDKKAITCRPGELLPDEDFQAIKKYLDEKFDMDASGQQIMSYCMYPKVYEDYRTKLKKEGSLRRMGSDVFFHGINLEETCGVKIEEGKEMIIKMLEAKPANENGEREVVFQINGSIRSVTILDKTANTKASKESILVADPDNDLEVGANIPGTITKLLVSEGDEVTAGQPVAVIEAMKMESNILAKVGGVIDKIFVKEGNQLIANQLVVKIREEKGE
- a CDS encoding RrF2 family transcriptional regulator translates to MLITRECDYAVRVIRALSGEERLSVNDICEREEITAPFAYKILKKLQKAKIVRGYRGVHGGYSLKKSVSEITLLDVYLAIDPGMYIIECMNPKKKCCRDEKLDGGCEVHQELLRIQERLQDMLSERSLQEILGESEKKEKVVGE
- a CDS encoding cytochrome c biogenesis CcdA family protein gives rise to the protein MNVWLETLTGLMRENLWFAPVLSLVAGVVTSFTPCSLSAVPMILAYVGAASDSKRKALRLSLTMALGMAVTFAVFGSVASAIGHVMHGMGHWWHVLLGVLMVVMALQIWGVIHLLPEHEHGDDCKDHDHCECHSPRKLIRGTGYKGAFLTGALGGVFASHCATPVMLALLAMVVESGHGIWWGIFLMILYALGHSILLVVAGTSYGAVEDLMNRPSSQKVGKVLKVVVGLLIFAIGLGMFFVEN